The window CGCACCACGGCACGGCGCGCCCACCTTCGTCCTCGTCCACGGCGCCGGGAGCAACTCCCACGGGGGTGACGGTGAACGCGGTCGCCAACCAAGTGCCCGAACTGATCTCCCACCTGGTGTACGGGTCGGCCTTCTGCCCGACCCGGCACGCCTCGGTGACGCAGTTGATGGCGACCCCGGAGGCGTCCACGAGCTCCCTGTTCCGGCTCACCGCCGTCCAGACCCCTCCGGAACTCGGCGTCAACCCGGGTCAACTGGCGCTCGGGTGACCCCGCCTTCTTCGCGGCGGCCAAGGAGGTGCTGGGCAGTGACCTCCCGGACGCCGAGGTGCGCGCGCTGCTCAACACCCTGGAGCCGGACGAGTCCGCCGCGATCGGGGCCGCCGACGCCCGCGGGCTGCCGGAGAAGTGGGGTCGGGTGCCGCGCACGTTCCTGCGCTTCACCGAGGACCGCTCCATTCCGCCGGCGCTGCAGGACCTGATGATCCGTGAGGCGGACGGGACGACACCGCACAACCCCTTCCGCGTACGGTCCCTGGCCGCGCCGCACATCGGCCCGCGGGACGTGGCCGTGTGGGGGGGGCGAGCTGGAGAAGGTGGCACGCACGTGCCACTGAGGTGACGGAGGCCCCGGGCGGGGAAGGGCCCTGCCCGGGGAAAAGCGTGGTCCGACGAGGCTCGGCCGACGGGCCTATGCGACCGGCTCGATGACCACGATCGGGATCTCGCGGTCCGTCTTGGTCTGGTACTCGTCGTACGCGGGCCAGTGCTTCACCATCAGCGGCCAGTACGCGGCACGCTCCTCGGCGTTCGCGGTGCGGGTCGTGCCCTGGAGGATCCGGGCGCCGACCTGGATGCGGACCTCGGGGTGCGCGGTCAGGTTCCGGAACCAGAGCGGGTGCTCGGGGTCGCCGCCCTTGGAGGCGACGACCAGGTAGCGGCCGTCGGCCTCGCCGTAGATGAGGGGAGTGCGCACGGCCTTGCCGGAGACCCGGCCCACGGTGGTGAGCAGGAGGGTCTGGGTGCCGTTCCAGTACTGGCCCTCGGAGCCGTTGGAGGCCACGTACTGCTTGACGTGGTCCAGCTGCCAGCTTCCCGGCCTGGGGTCGGTCGGGTTGTCCCAGTCGATGTCGGTTGTCATGGGCTCTGCCTGCCTTCGTGTTGAAGGGTCAACAAACTTCACCAACGAGTACGAACGTCCACGGGCACGGTGTCCATACCGCCCGGAACGGTGAATCCGGCGAAGAGGTCGTCCATCGCCCGGTGCGCGGCGCGGGCCGGAGTGGCGCGGACGGCGAGGTCGCGGACGGCCACGGCGAGGGGGTGGGTGAGCGCGGCGATCCGGCCCGCTCGGCGGGCGCGGACGCGGAGGGCGTCGGTGCGCGCGCAGCGGGCCGCGCTGTAGGCGGCGAGCGCGGCGGGGACGTCCCCGCCACCGGCCCCGTCCAGCAGGTGGGCCAGGATCACGGCGTCCTCGATCGCCTGGCAGCCGCCCTGGCCCAGGTTGGGGGTCATCGCGTGGGCTGCGTCGCCGAGCCAGGCGAGGCGCCCGTGGTGGAAGCGGGGGAGCGGGGCCGCCAGGTCGTGCAGGTCGTGCTGGAGCACGGCCGCCGGGTCGATCCGCTCCAGCAGGGCCGGGATCGGGTCGTGCCAGGTGCCGTAGCGGCGCAGGAGTTCGGTGCGGACGTCGGCGGGGCGGTAGCCCTCGGGGGCGACGGCGGTGGCGTAGACGTAGATCCGGCCGTCGGCGAGCGGGACGACGCCGAAGCGCTCGCCGCGGCCCCAGGTCTCGGCGGTGAGCGCTTCGGCGGGGCTCACGACGGAGGGCAGGACGGTGCGCCAGGCGGTCTCGCCGCTGTAGCGCAGGCCGGGGTGGTCCGGGAAGTACCGGCGGCGGAGCGGGCTGTGGATGCCGTCGGCGGCCAGCACGAGGTCGGCGCCGACCAGGTCGCCGGCCGAGGTGCGGACCACCCGGGAGCCGTCGGCGCCGTCCACCGACGTGACCGCGACGCCGTACCGGATCGTGCCTTCGGGGAGCGCGGCGGCCAGGGCCCCGGCGAGGGCCGAGCGGTGCACGGCGAGCGGCGGACCGCCGTACCGGGCGGTCAGCGCGGCGGTGTCGGCGCGGTTGAGCCAGCGGCCGTCCGAGCGGCGCAGACCCATCGCGGCGGGTACGGCGCGGCCCACTGCGCGGGTGACGTCGAAGCCGATGGCGTCGAAGGCGCGCAGGGCGTTGGGGGCCAGCACGATCCCGGCGCCGACGGCGGTCGGGCCGGGAGCCCGCTCGCACACGGTGACCCGCCAGCCCCGGCGGTGCAGGGCCACGGCCGCGGTGAGTCCGCCGATCCCCGCGCCTGCCACGACCACGTGACGCTGAAGTGCCGACATGACGAGTCCCCTCTTCTTCCTGCTGTCCTGCTGCTGCGGCCTGTTTCCGCTTCCGCTTCCGCTTCTGCTCCTGCGGCTCTTCGGTCCGCCGATCCTCTACATCTGTAGAGGATCTCGGGACGCCACTCTACAGCTGTAGAGTGGCGTGATGTCCACCCCTCGTGTGAGCCCGCAGAGCGCGGATCGCAGAAGACTGATCGCCGACACCGCGATCGACCTCGTGGCCGCCGCCGGGCTCCGGGGCCTGACCCACCGCGCCGTCGACGGCGCGGCACGGCTGCCGGCGGGCAGCACCTCGTACTACTTCCGTACGAGGGCGGCCCTGATCGGCGCCTGCTACCAGCGCCTGGCCGAACTGGACCTCGGCGACGTCGACGGCGAGAGCCCGCCCGCGCTCCCGATCGTGGACCGCGAGACGGCCGCGACCGCGCTGGCCGGACTCCTGTACCGCTGGCTGACGGTGGGGCGCGAGCGCCAGCTGGCCCGCTTCGAACTCAGCCTGGAGGCGGCGCGCAACCCCGCGCTGGAGGCGGATTTCAGGCAGGCGGGGAAGGGGCCCCGGGCCCGGGCCGCGGGCATCCTCGCCGCACTCGGGGCCGAACAGCCCGACGAGGCCGCCGAGCTGCTGGTCGCCTGGACGGACGGGCTCCTCTACGACCGGCTGGCCGGCGCCCTCGCCCGCTCCCGCCCGGCCCCGGACCCGGCCGAACTGGCCTCCGTCGCCCGCCGGATGATCGACGCGGCCCTCGCACACCCCGGCCAGGGGGCGGGCGTCTAGGATCCGGCCATGATCGCTGAACTGCAGTGCGTGGTCCTGGACTGCCCCGAGCCGCAGCTGCTCGCCGGGTTCTACCGGTCCCTGCTGGGCGGAAACGTCAACCAGAAGGACCGGCGCTGGTCGGTCGACGAGGACTGGGCGACGCTCCACACGCCGTCGGGCCAGGTCCTCGCCTTCCAGCGCGCGGTGGACCACCTGCCCCCGCGCTGGCCCGACCCCGCGCGCCCGCAGCAGTTCCACCTCGACCTCGGCGTCCCGGACCTGGACCGGGCACAGGAGGAGGTCCTGGCGAGCGGCGGGACGCTGCTCGACGAGGGCGCGGCCGAGCGCGGCTGGCGGGTCTACGCGGACCCGGCCGGCCACCCCTTCTGCCTGGTCCGGCATTAGGGGGTGTCGTGCGCGCGGAACGCGCAGACCCCGGCCCACCTGTGGCGCCGTGTTGCCCGTGGGGCAGGATGGCAGCCCGTGCCGGTGCGTACACACGCCCGAACGGGGCTCCGTACAGCACGATCTGACAGGTGAACACGTGACGACACGACACATACGGCGGCCGGCGGCCCCCCTCGCCGTTCTCCCGGCCCCTCTCGGACCGGAGGGGATCCTGTGAGCCGGGACCTCGTCCTGCACGACTGGGTGGTGGCCGCCATCGCGATCGCGGCGGGTCTCGCGGCGGGGTTGCTGCTGCGCGCCCTCCTGCGGTGGCTCGGCAAGCACGCGACCAGGACGGCGTGGACCGGGGACGACGCCATCGTCGACGCGCTCCGCACCCTCGCGCCCTGGGCCGCCGTCATCGGGGGCGCCGCCGCGGCGGCGTCGGCCCTGCCGCTCACCACGCGGGTCACGGGGCTCGTGAACGATTCCCTGATCGCCCTGCTGATCCTCATCGCCACGGTCGCGGCGGCCAGGGTCGTCGCGGGACTCGTACAGTCCCTGGCGCAGTCCCGTACGGGCGTGGCCGGATCGGCCACCATCTTCGTCAACATCACCCGTGTCGTCGTGCTGACCATGGGCTTCCTCGTCGCCCTCGAAACCATGGGCGTGTCCATCGCGCCGCTGCTCACGGCTCTCGGAGTGGGCGGCCTCGCGGTCGCCCTCGCGCTCCAGGACACCCTCGCCAACCTCTTCGCGGGCGTGCACATCCTCGCCTCCAAGACGGTGCAGCCCGGTGACTACATCCGGCTCAGCAGCGGCGAAGAGGGCTACGTCGTCGACATCAACTGGCGCAACACCGTGGTGCGCAACCTGTCGAACAACCTGGTGATCATCCCCAACGGC of the Streptomyces sp. NBC_01294 genome contains:
- a CDS encoding nitroreductase family deazaflavin-dependent oxidoreductase, with product MTTDIDWDNPTDPRPGSWQLDHVKQYVASNGSEGQYWNGTQTLLLTTVGRVSGKAVRTPLIYGEADGRYLVVASKGGDPEHPLWFRNLTAHPEVRIQVGARILQGTTRTANAEERAAYWPLMVKHWPAYDEYQTKTDREIPIVVIEPVA
- a CDS encoding FAD-dependent monooxygenase is translated as MSALQRHVVVAGAGIGGLTAAVALHRRGWRVTVCERAPGPTAVGAGIVLAPNALRAFDAIGFDVTRAVGRAVPAAMGLRRSDGRWLNRADTAALTARYGGPPLAVHRSALAGALAAALPEGTIRYGVAVTSVDGADGSRVVRTSAGDLVGADLVLAADGIHSPLRRRYFPDHPGLRYSGETAWRTVLPSVVSPAEALTAETWGRGERFGVVPLADGRIYVYATAVAPEGYRPADVRTELLRRYGTWHDPIPALLERIDPAAVLQHDLHDLAAPLPRFHHGRLAWLGDAAHAMTPNLGQGGCQAIEDAVILAHLLDGAGGGDVPAALAAYSAARCARTDALRVRARRAGRIAALTHPLAVAVRDLAVRATPARAAHRAMDDLFAGFTVPGGMDTVPVDVRTRW
- a CDS encoding TetR/AcrR family transcriptional regulator, which codes for MSTPRVSPQSADRRRLIADTAIDLVAAAGLRGLTHRAVDGAARLPAGSTSYYFRTRAALIGACYQRLAELDLGDVDGESPPALPIVDRETAATALAGLLYRWLTVGRERQLARFELSLEAARNPALEADFRQAGKGPRARAAGILAALGAEQPDEAAELLVAWTDGLLYDRLAGALARSRPAPDPAELASVARRMIDAALAHPGQGAGV
- a CDS encoding VOC family protein, with protein sequence MIAELQCVVLDCPEPQLLAGFYRSLLGGNVNQKDRRWSVDEDWATLHTPSGQVLAFQRAVDHLPPRWPDPARPQQFHLDLGVPDLDRAQEEVLASGGTLLDEGAAERGWRVYADPAGHPFCLVRH
- a CDS encoding mechanosensitive ion channel family protein is translated as MSRDLVLHDWVVAAIAIAAGLAAGLLLRALLRWLGKHATRTAWTGDDAIVDALRTLAPWAAVIGGAAAAASALPLTTRVTGLVNDSLIALLILIATVAAARVVAGLVQSLAQSRTGVAGSATIFVNITRVVVLTMGFLVALETMGVSIAPLLTALGVGGLAVALALQDTLANLFAGVHILASKTVQPGDYIRLSSGEEGYVVDINWRNTVVRNLSNNLVIIPNGRLARTNMTNFTQPEQKLSILVQVGVGYESDLEHVERVTLDVVDSVMADVSGGVADHEAAVRFHTFADSRINFTVILGVGEFSDQYRIKHEFVKRLHQRYRAEGISIPAPMQTVSVQPWGASVPHQRDASASVLAGNGLE